In a genomic window of Chryseobacterium sp. G0162:
- a CDS encoding C40 family peptidase → MKKRVLFYLVALVTTVSLQSCATNYVVSKPATYSKEYKTDAKLASIDNKKMEQDKQKLIDSFLAEKAASIANAKKAVKNSEIAKAIKHNKTIDGILEEAETYLGTPYRYGGTTRRGIDCSAFVLSVFGAAAGLTLPRVAASQAQEGERIEKGELQKGDLIFFSHGRRISHVGIVESVTEEGEIKFIHAATSKGVMVSSLNDSYWGPKFRFAKRVINAEGEAYNNLASTTQATPANF, encoded by the coding sequence ATGAAGAAAAGAGTTTTGTTTTATTTAGTTGCTCTAGTTACTACAGTATCATTGCAATCGTGCGCTACTAATTATGTAGTTTCAAAACCAGCAACTTACAGTAAAGAATACAAAACAGATGCCAAACTAGCTTCTATTGATAACAAAAAAATGGAGCAGGATAAGCAGAAATTGATCGACTCTTTCCTTGCTGAAAAGGCTGCATCTATAGCAAATGCTAAAAAAGCTGTTAAAAATTCTGAGATTGCAAAAGCAATCAAACATAATAAAACCATTGACGGTATCCTTGAAGAAGCTGAAACATACCTAGGAACTCCTTACAGATACGGAGGAACAACAAGAAGAGGTATTGATTGTTCAGCTTTCGTTCTTTCTGTTTTCGGAGCTGCAGCAGGTCTTACTCTACCAAGAGTAGCGGCTTCTCAGGCTCAGGAAGGTGAAAGAATTGAAAAAGGAGAATTACAGAAAGGAGACCTAATCTTCTTTTCTCATGGAAGAAGAATTTCTCACGTAGGAATTGTAGAAAGTGTTACTGAAGAAGGTGAGATCAAATTTATCCACGCGGCAACATCTAAAGGAGTAATGGTTTCTTCACTGAATGACTCTTACTGGGGACCTAAGTTCAGATTCGCAAAAAGAGTAATCAATGCAGAAGGGGAAGCTTACAACAACCTAGCTTCTACTACTCAAGCTACACCAGCAAATTTTTAA
- a CDS encoding pentapeptide repeat-containing protein → MKDAYVLDQNFENTDFVQVPLEKGEYENCTFKNCSFEYGNLSGFSFTDCDFIGCNLSMAKLTSTAFREVSFKECKMLGLQFTDCNGFGLSFKFDGCALHSSVFYQTSIKKTIFKDSKLIEVDFTECDLSSSVFHNCDLSGAVFDTTNLEKADLRTSVNYSIDPGLNRLKKAKFSLSEVYGLLYKLDIEIDRNS, encoded by the coding sequence ATGAAAGATGCTTATGTTTTAGATCAAAATTTTGAAAATACAGATTTCGTACAGGTTCCATTGGAAAAAGGAGAGTATGAAAACTGTACTTTTAAGAATTGTAGTTTTGAATATGGAAACCTATCCGGTTTTAGTTTTACAGATTGTGATTTTATAGGGTGTAATTTAAGCATGGCAAAGCTTACCTCAACAGCTTTTCGGGAGGTCTCTTTTAAAGAATGTAAGATGCTCGGTCTACAGTTTACTGATTGTAATGGCTTTGGGCTTTCTTTTAAATTTGATGGTTGTGCTCTTCATAGCTCTGTTTTCTATCAAACATCAATCAAGAAAACTATTTTCAAAGATTCTAAACTTATTGAGGTGGATTTTACAGAATGTGACTTATCTAGTTCGGTCTTTCATAACTGCGATTTGTCAGGCGCTGTTTTCGATACGACTAATCTTGAAAAGGCAGATTTAAGGACTTCTGTTAACTATTCGATTGATCCGGGTTTAAATAGGCTTAAAAAGGCTAAATTTTCGCTTTCAGAAGTATACGGACTGTTGTATAAGCTGGATATTGAAATAGACAGAAACAGCTAG
- the rodA gene encoding rod shape-determining protein RodA has translation MKWTEGIDKLGLGLYFMLCIFAIANIYSVDQKLGEKQLIFFCISLVVGLVIFVGRSKFFENMAGIIYIGGVLLLIGLFPFGKEILGQKNWYKFGSLTMQPVEFAKIGTALMLANYVSGPDFNLKNKKSLLTALGIIGIPAVVVLAIPDVGSMLVFIAFFIALYREGLSGLLFGVGFVFAAVFLVALAIPPVYVAVAILIIAGILIAMNYHRMSWDVISISGISGSILLLCGLAFGSPYILEKLPKHQRERIEVLYKGEKAFRDTSGYNLLYSKTAIGSGGLLGKGYREGSVTQGKFVPEQETDYIFCTVGEEWGFLGSAILILCYMVYIGRIYYLAEQQKSTFNRVFGYCFASILLMHFSINLGMVMGLFPTVGIPLPYFSYGGSSLLAFSMMTFIFFKLNYSDKNSLV, from the coding sequence ATGAAATGGACAGAAGGAATAGATAAATTGGGTCTAGGACTGTATTTCATGCTTTGCATTTTTGCCATTGCTAATATTTACAGTGTTGACCAGAAATTAGGAGAAAAGCAATTGATCTTCTTCTGTATATCTTTAGTGGTAGGACTTGTTATATTTGTAGGAAGAAGTAAATTCTTCGAGAATATGGCAGGTATTATTTATATAGGCGGTGTTCTCTTACTGATAGGTCTTTTCCCTTTTGGAAAGGAAATTCTGGGACAAAAGAACTGGTATAAATTTGGAAGCCTTACGATGCAGCCCGTAGAGTTCGCAAAAATTGGTACAGCATTGATGCTGGCCAACTATGTTTCAGGACCTGATTTTAATCTTAAGAATAAAAAATCACTGCTTACAGCTTTAGGGATTATCGGTATTCCAGCGGTTGTGGTATTGGCTATTCCTGATGTGGGGTCTATGCTTGTATTTATTGCATTTTTTATTGCTTTATATAGAGAAGGATTAAGTGGCTTGCTATTTGGGGTGGGATTTGTTTTTGCTGCTGTTTTTTTAGTAGCTCTAGCGATTCCGCCAGTATATGTTGCTGTGGCTATTTTAATCATCGCCGGTATTCTGATCGCGATGAATTACCACAGAATGTCTTGGGATGTGATTTCTATATCAGGAATTTCGGGATCTATTCTTTTATTATGCGGATTGGCATTTGGTTCTCCTTATATTTTAGAAAAATTACCTAAACATCAGAGAGAAAGAATTGAGGTTCTTTATAAAGGTGAAAAAGCATTTAGAGATACTTCAGGATACAACTTATTATATTCCAAAACGGCGATCGGCTCTGGAGGACTTTTAGGAAAAGGTTACCGTGAAGGATCAGTTACCCAGGGAAAATTCGTTCCAGAGCAGGAAACCGATTATATTTTCTGTACGGTAGGAGAAGAATGGGGTTTCCTAGGAAGTGCTATCCTTATTTTATGTTATATGGTCTATATCGGACGAATCTATTACCTGGCGGAACAACAGAAGTCTACCTTTAACCGAGTATTTGGGTATTGCTTTGCTTCGATTTTGCTGATGCACTTTTCAATCAATTTAGGGATGGTTATGGGACTCTTTCCAACGGTAGGGATTCCGCTTCCTTATTTCAGTTATGGTGGAAGCTCTTTGCTGGCCTTCTCCATGATGACTTTTATTTTCTTTAAACTTAATTATTCAGATAAAAATAGCTTAGTATAA
- a CDS encoding peptidoglycan D,D-transpeptidase FtsI family protein — MNTRYLKIFSILVVIALIFVARLAYLQLFTDRYALNAANTSIKIEYVIPQRGVIFDRNGKIMVGNQPAYEISFTQGLMKPDFDTLGFCSLMKISKTDFINKINVIKKEKYYSKLTPMTFLKDLSREDIARVQEIIFKYPAFNIVQRPQRQYEVSTSGNLLGYTSEVNEREIKKDSIYYLPGDFIGKTGVEKSYEKELRGVKGMKYIQKDIRLRNIGSYKNGSLDKDVITGKDITLTIDYDLQRTAEEMLVNKHGAIVAIDPNNGEVLVAATGPDIDPNLFTGPYKSKNLYALSKDTLYENKPTFDRSLQAGYPPGSTFKLLTALAAMQMGVMDEKTVFPCGGGFFYKGKRIKGHGGADPLIPSIQVSSNCFFTYAFIAIIKKYPGNPSKGVDEWKKIMSSFGVGEFLNNDFAVGAKGRIPSGDFYEKRFKAIMKASGSKRTDFQNWDEMSTGAIYNGMGQGDVLVTPIQLANYVAAIANKGWYYTPHIVKAIDGKANPDPRFKVKHKTLVDPKHFEPVLKGMEAVVLRGTARGLKSNDFTQLAKTGTAQVPQGKDNSIFVLIAPADKPKIVVVAVMEHAGFGATWAGPACTVIAEKYITGDLKRENLYKKMITSSFMPEYKRQWIADLKRKGLYKDPKPDSIKQKRIKDSLELVKQQKAKLQKKIEEDKKNTNAAKKPVKQ, encoded by the coding sequence TTGAACACACGTTATTTAAAAATTTTTTCCATCCTTGTTGTTATCGCCCTTATTTTTGTGGCGAGACTTGCGTATTTACAGTTGTTTACAGATCGTTATGCCCTGAATGCAGCCAATACTTCCATCAAAATTGAATATGTAATTCCTCAGCGTGGAGTTATTTTTGATCGAAACGGAAAGATCATGGTAGGAAACCAGCCTGCTTATGAAATTTCCTTTACCCAAGGTTTAATGAAACCGGATTTTGATACATTAGGCTTTTGCAGTCTGATGAAGATCAGTAAAACGGATTTCATCAACAAAATCAATGTTATTAAGAAAGAAAAATATTATTCTAAGCTGACTCCTATGACATTTCTAAAGGACCTCAGCAGGGAAGATATTGCGAGAGTACAGGAAATTATTTTTAAATATCCTGCATTTAATATCGTACAGAGACCTCAGCGTCAATATGAAGTTTCTACTTCAGGAAACCTTTTAGGGTATACCAGTGAAGTAAATGAAAGAGAAATTAAAAAAGATTCTATCTATTATTTACCGGGAGATTTTATTGGGAAAACAGGAGTTGAAAAGTCTTATGAAAAGGAACTTCGTGGAGTAAAAGGAATGAAGTACATCCAAAAAGATATCAGGCTCAGAAATATTGGTTCTTATAAAAACGGATCTTTGGATAAAGATGTAATTACGGGTAAAGACATTACTCTTACTATTGATTATGACCTTCAGAGAACCGCTGAAGAAATGCTTGTCAACAAGCATGGGGCAATTGTAGCTATTGATCCTAATAATGGAGAAGTATTAGTGGCAGCAACCGGACCGGATATTGACCCGAACCTCTTCACCGGACCTTATAAATCCAAAAATTTATATGCTCTGTCAAAAGATACGCTTTATGAAAATAAACCTACTTTCGATCGTTCTTTGCAAGCAGGATATCCTCCAGGATCAACTTTCAAATTATTGACAGCCTTAGCAGCAATGCAAATGGGAGTAATGGATGAAAAAACGGTTTTCCCTTGTGGAGGTGGATTTTTCTATAAAGGTAAAAGAATTAAAGGGCATGGTGGAGCTGATCCGTTAATTCCTTCTATTCAGGTTTCCAGTAACTGCTTCTTTACTTATGCATTTATTGCAATTATTAAAAAGTATCCGGGAAATCCCTCAAAAGGTGTTGATGAGTGGAAAAAAATCATGAGCAGCTTTGGAGTAGGAGAATTTTTAAATAATGACTTTGCAGTGGGTGCAAAGGGTAGAATACCTTCCGGAGATTTTTACGAAAAAAGGTTTAAAGCCATCATGAAGGCAAGTGGTTCCAAGAGAACAGATTTCCAAAATTGGGATGAAATGTCAACCGGAGCTATCTATAATGGAATGGGGCAGGGAGATGTTTTGGTAACTCCTATTCAGCTGGCAAATTATGTAGCTGCTATTGCCAACAAAGGATGGTATTATACTCCTCATATCGTAAAAGCAATTGATGGAAAGGCTAATCCCGATCCAAGATTTAAGGTTAAGCACAAAACATTAGTTGATCCAAAGCATTTTGAACCTGTTTTAAAAGGTATGGAAGCCGTAGTTTTGAGAGGAACGGCAAGAGGATTGAAATCCAATGACTTTACACAATTAGCCAAAACAGGTACAGCACAGGTTCCACAAGGAAAAGATAATTCTATCTTTGTATTGATTGCTCCTGCAGATAAGCCAAAAATTGTTGTAGTTGCGGTAATGGAGCATGCTGGATTTGGAGCTACTTGGGCAGGTCCGGCTTGTACAGTGATTGCTGAAAAATATATTACCGGTGATTTGAAAAGAGAAAATCTGTATAAAAAAATGATTACCTCGAGTTTCATGCCGGAATACAAAAGGCAATGGATTGCAGATTTGAAGCGCAAGGGACTTTATAAAGACCCTAAACCGGATTCAATTAAACAAAAAAGAATAAAAGATAGCCTGGAACTTGTTAAACAACAAAAAGCCAAGCTCCAGAAAAAAATAGAAGAGGATAAAAAGAATACTAACGCTGCTAAAAAACCTGTTAAGCAATGA
- a CDS encoding rod shape-determining protein MreD has protein sequence MISRTLFTDILIMIFLVALQIFVLNRITIFGKYTPVLYPVFVMFYPFFRNKFQFLALSFLIGLSIDGFLYSWGINAFATTLIAYFRTLIFRTSTDTSTDFFSFQSLQWAQFLLFLFSSIFLHQLLVQYIEFFKFSRFFEILFNVLVTSVISFIFIVVYALIFKIKQKV, from the coding sequence ATGATTAGCAGAACTTTATTTACGGACATATTAATCATGATATTTCTTGTTGCATTACAGATTTTTGTATTGAACAGGATTACTATTTTCGGGAAGTATACTCCGGTATTATATCCTGTGTTCGTCATGTTCTATCCTTTCTTCAGAAACAAATTTCAATTCCTTGCTTTAAGTTTTTTGATAGGGCTGTCTATTGATGGTTTCCTCTATTCTTGGGGGATCAATGCCTTTGCTACAACGCTGATAGCCTATTTCAGAACCTTGATATTCAGAACATCTACAGATACGTCTACAGACTTTTTCTCTTTTCAGTCCCTGCAATGGGCGCAGTTTTTGCTGTTTTTATTTTCAAGTATTTTCCTGCATCAGCTTTTAGTACAATATATAGAGTTCTTTAAGTTTAGCAGATTTTTTGAAATATTATTTAATGTGTTGGTGACAAGTGTAATTTCATTTATATTTATAGTGGTCTATGCATTAATATTTAAAATCAAACAAAAAGTTTGA
- the mreC gene encoding rod shape-determining protein MreC: MGFLLRLFSKNTLFVFFIFLQIIALVLIFSRNAMQRSWIAGQTAALNSWISGYIDEGVSYLKLKQINEDLVVQNKALMAELYGKDGTKNPVFKRVHDTIGGGQIYTFVDGEIVFNSINRRNNYFTINRGRRDGVFPQMGVMAPRGIAGIVINSTDSYALVQSVLSVNRIRINAALKNSGYFGTLTWNGDNSRVMHLADIPKYVALKVGDTVVTDGKSAIFPKGVTIGTIAGYSVDNKTGFWDISVELSEKMGALNKVYVVKNLKKAEVQKIQDTMQAVIKKEND; encoded by the coding sequence ATGGGATTTTTGCTGAGATTATTTTCGAAGAACACACTTTTTGTCTTCTTTATATTCCTGCAAATCATTGCTCTGGTTCTGATATTCTCTAGAAATGCCATGCAGAGATCCTGGATTGCAGGCCAAACGGCTGCGTTAAATTCATGGATTTCCGGGTATATCGATGAGGGAGTTTCTTATCTGAAGCTAAAACAGATCAATGAAGATCTTGTGGTTCAGAATAAAGCCCTTATGGCAGAATTGTATGGAAAAGATGGTACAAAGAACCCTGTTTTCAAAAGAGTACATGATACCATCGGAGGCGGTCAGATCTATACTTTTGTTGATGGTGAAATTGTTTTCAACAGCATCAACAGAAGAAATAACTATTTTACAATCAATCGTGGCCGAAGAGATGGAGTATTTCCTCAAATGGGAGTAATGGCACCTAGAGGTATCGCGGGGATTGTTATCAATTCTACAGACAGTTATGCATTGGTTCAATCCGTATTAAGTGTAAACAGGATCAGAATTAATGCCGCTCTGAAAAATTCCGGATACTTTGGAACGTTAACATGGAACGGAGATAACTCCAGGGTGATGCACCTTGCAGATATTCCGAAATATGTTGCTTTAAAAGTTGGAGATACCGTTGTTACAGACGGGAAATCTGCAATTTTTCCAAAAGGGGTAACCATCGGAACTATTGCCGGATATTCAGTAGATAATAAAACCGGTTTCTGGGATATCTCAGTAGAACTGAGTGAAAAAATGGGTGCGTTGAATAAAGTGTATGTCGTGAAGAACCTGAAGAAAGCAGAAGTGCAGAAAATTCAGGACACGATGCAGGCTGTAATAAAAAAGGAAAATGATTAG
- a CDS encoding rod shape-determining protein has product MSLFDMFTQEIAIDLGTANTLIIHNNKIVIDQPSIVAIERSSGKPIAVGEQAKHMQGKTHEDIKTIRPLKDGVIADFHASEHMIKEFIKKIPGIKGKFIQPALRIVICIPSGITEVEKRAVRDSAQKVNAKEVRLIYEPMAAAIGVGIDVQKPEGNMIIDIGGGTTEIAVVALGGIVCDKSVKIAGDVFTNDIAYYLRTHHNLYIGERTAERIKIEVGSAVEDLDVDIEDIPVQGRDLITGKPKEIMVGYKEIARALDKSIIRIEDAVMETLSLTPPELAADIYKTGIYLAGGGALLRGLADRIHKKTGLPVFVAEDPLRAVVRGTGIALKNMDKFNFLIK; this is encoded by the coding sequence ATGAGTTTATTTGATATGTTTACGCAAGAAATTGCGATAGACCTGGGAACAGCCAATACCCTTATCATCCATAATAATAAAATTGTTATAGATCAACCGTCAATTGTTGCAATTGAACGTTCTTCGGGTAAACCGATTGCTGTAGGCGAACAGGCGAAACATATGCAAGGTAAAACTCACGAGGATATCAAGACAATCCGTCCATTGAAAGATGGGGTGATCGCAGATTTCCACGCTTCTGAACATATGATTAAGGAATTTATTAAGAAAATTCCTGGAATCAAAGGTAAATTCATACAGCCTGCATTAAGAATTGTAATCTGTATTCCTTCTGGTATTACTGAAGTTGAAAAAAGAGCGGTAAGAGACTCTGCTCAGAAAGTAAACGCAAAAGAAGTACGATTGATCTACGAACCAATGGCAGCCGCTATAGGAGTTGGAATTGACGTACAGAAACCTGAAGGGAACATGATTATCGATATAGGTGGAGGGACTACGGAAATTGCTGTAGTAGCTTTAGGAGGTATTGTATGTGATAAATCTGTGAAAATTGCTGGAGATGTATTTACCAATGATATTGCATATTACTTAAGAACTCACCATAACCTTTACATTGGAGAAAGAACTGCTGAAAGAATTAAAATTGAAGTAGGTTCTGCAGTGGAAGATCTTGATGTAGACATCGAAGATATTCCGGTACAAGGTAGAGACCTTATTACAGGTAAACCAAAAGAAATTATGGTTGGGTATAAAGAAATTGCCCGTGCATTAGACAAATCGATCATCAGAATAGAGGATGCTGTAATGGAAACGCTTTCCCTTACGCCACCGGAATTGGCTGCTGATATTTATAAAACGGGTATTTATCTTGCCGGAGGTGGTGCATTGTTAAGAGGTCTTGCGGACAGAATCCACAAAAAAACAGGTCTTCCTGTATTTGTAGCTGAAGATCCGTTGAGAGCTGTAGTTCGTGGAACCGGTATTGCTCTTAAGAATATGGATAAATTCAATTTCTTAATTAAATAA
- the hemA gene encoding glutamyl-tRNA reductase translates to MLQYSNIHRTSNFAVLSISYEKADVETRGKFAFFDENIKNFVSRVHQEDLGDAFVVSTCNRTEIYTTSSNYLLVAEEYCKTIGVNITDFLQFANILTKEEALIHLFRVAAGLESQIIGDFEIIGQIKKAYSRFKKERQNSNPYLERAINAAIQISKRIKNETGISNGAASVSYAAVHYILNSQKKITEKNILLLGVGEIGQNTVENLVKHVYQPKIKIANRTQEKAEKISQKYNIPHVDYSDFDKELKNTDILIVATGAKHPIINQSHFPNGKETLVIDLSIPHNVEKNVTENENVTLIDVDELSKQIQETIQQREKEIPKAEKIIKELMKDFIEWEKKRKLAPNIHHFKAVLKNMERNEMHNFYKKNKYIDITDMELSDKMIQKITNRFAKYIIDNPLKAEEISKLMHEILVEQPNNEFNEKH, encoded by the coding sequence ATGTTACAGTATTCCAACATCCATCGAACATCGAATTTTGCCGTGCTTTCTATAAGCTACGAAAAGGCTGATGTAGAAACGAGAGGAAAATTTGCATTCTTTGATGAAAACATCAAAAATTTTGTTTCCCGCGTCCATCAGGAAGATCTTGGGGATGCATTTGTGGTTTCCACATGTAACAGGACAGAGATCTACACCACTTCTTCCAATTATCTTTTAGTAGCAGAAGAATATTGCAAAACCATTGGGGTAAACATTACTGATTTTCTTCAGTTTGCTAATATTTTAACTAAAGAAGAGGCTTTAATACACCTTTTCAGAGTTGCTGCCGGACTTGAAAGCCAGATTATTGGAGATTTTGAGATTATCGGTCAGATCAAAAAAGCATACAGCCGTTTTAAAAAGGAAAGACAGAATTCTAACCCGTATCTGGAAAGAGCCATTAATGCAGCTATTCAGATTTCTAAAAGGATAAAGAACGAAACCGGAATTTCCAATGGCGCTGCTTCTGTATCTTATGCAGCCGTTCATTATATCCTAAACAGTCAAAAGAAAATTACTGAAAAGAATATTCTTCTTTTAGGAGTGGGTGAAATCGGACAAAACACGGTTGAGAATCTGGTAAAACATGTTTATCAGCCGAAAATTAAAATCGCTAACAGAACTCAGGAGAAAGCTGAAAAGATTTCTCAGAAATATAATATTCCTCACGTTGATTATTCTGATTTTGACAAGGAATTAAAAAACACCGATATTCTTATCGTGGCTACGGGAGCCAAGCACCCGATTATCAACCAATCACATTTCCCGAACGGAAAAGAAACATTGGTGATAGACCTTTCCATTCCTCATAACGTTGAAAAGAATGTTACAGAAAATGAAAATGTAACGTTAATTGATGTGGATGAGCTTTCAAAACAGATCCAGGAAACCATTCAACAAAGGGAAAAAGAAATCCCTAAAGCTGAAAAGATCATTAAGGAACTGATGAAAGACTTTATTGAGTGGGAGAAAAAAAGAAAACTAGCACCAAACATTCACCATTTCAAAGCGGTTTTAAAGAACATGGAACGCAATGAAATGCATAATTTTTACAAGAAAAATAAATATATAGACATCACGGACATGGAACTTTCTGATAAAATGATCCAGAAGATCACCAACCGTTTTGCAAAATATATCATCGATAATCCTTTAAAAGCCGAAGAAATTAGTAAATTAATGCACGAAATATTAGTTGAACAACCAAACAACGAATTCAATGAAAAGCATTAG
- the hemC gene encoding hydroxymethylbilane synthase, which yields MKSIRIGTRSSALALWQAREVARHLQNNNYLTEIVPIVSSGDKNLNQPLYSLGITGVFTRDLDIALLNDEIDIAVHSLKDVPTLLPQNIEMIAYLERDFPQDILIRKESAKNKELHELKLATSSLRRRAFWLRHFPNTEFSDIRGNIQTRLQKLEDGDFDATILSLAGIKRMKMEIDYEMLPVMISAPSQGVIAVAGHSDKPEINEILKQINHNPTQICVEIERNFLSTLEGGCTAPIGAFAEIIEDQIRFTAALCSLDGKNCIAIDENFEYNLEENFGEKFAKVVLENGGKELMAEIKSQI from the coding sequence ATGAAAAGCATTAGAATCGGAACAAGAAGTTCCGCACTTGCACTTTGGCAGGCTAGAGAGGTTGCGAGGCACCTTCAGAACAACAATTATTTAACGGAGATTGTTCCTATCGTTTCTTCTGGCGATAAGAACCTTAATCAACCTTTATATTCATTAGGAATTACCGGGGTTTTCACAAGAGACCTTGATATTGCCCTATTGAATGATGAAATAGATATTGCGGTTCACTCTTTAAAAGATGTCCCTACCCTGTTACCTCAAAATATTGAGATGATTGCCTATTTGGAAAGAGATTTCCCACAAGACATTCTGATCAGAAAAGAATCGGCTAAAAACAAAGAACTTCATGAACTGAAGCTTGCAACAAGCAGTTTGAGAAGAAGAGCGTTCTGGTTAAGACATTTCCCGAATACTGAGTTTTCTGATATCCGTGGAAATATTCAGACGCGTCTTCAAAAACTTGAAGATGGAGATTTTGATGCCACCATTCTATCTTTGGCCGGAATCAAAAGAATGAAAATGGAAATTGATTATGAAATGCTTCCGGTAATGATTTCTGCCCCATCCCAGGGCGTTATTGCGGTTGCAGGACATTCCGATAAACCGGAGATCAATGAAATCCTGAAGCAGATCAACCACAATCCTACTCAGATCTGTGTAGAAATCGAAAGAAACTTCCTAAGTACGCTGGAAGGAGGATGCACAGCACCTATCGGAGCTTTTGCAGAAATTATTGAGGATCAGATCCGCTTTACAGCTGCACTTTGCTCTCTTGATGGTAAAAACTGTATTGCAATTGATGAGAACTTCGAGTATAACCTGGAAGAAAATTTTGGAGAAAAGTTCGCCAAGGTAGTCCTGGAAAACGGAGGAAAAGAATTGATGGCAGAAATCAAAAGCCAGATCTAA
- a CDS encoding uroporphyrinogen-III synthase: protein MKILFTKNIDQAIISKELGEDILVDCVEVIKTKPILISPFELKNYSLIFTSVNGVASFFKNRFKPNENFTAKNYNKIYCVGEKTKKALRKHGFGTFKVLRNADALSRFIIGNCQHEQFLHFCGNLAINVLDKELPLQNIKYKKITIYNTEETNPLIPEKYHAAVFFSPSGVRSFAKQNSLKDMKLFSIGETTSGELRNYTHENIFTSEENTLSSIFELIRLEIVNKL from the coding sequence ATGAAAATCTTATTTACCAAAAATATAGACCAAGCTATTATATCCAAAGAATTAGGAGAGGATATCTTGGTTGATTGTGTTGAGGTAATTAAGACCAAGCCTATTCTCATCAGTCCGTTTGAACTGAAAAACTACTCTTTGATCTTCACCAGTGTAAATGGCGTAGCTTCGTTTTTTAAAAACAGATTTAAGCCTAATGAAAATTTCACGGCTAAAAACTACAATAAGATCTACTGCGTGGGTGAAAAGACAAAAAAAGCATTAAGGAAGCACGGCTTTGGGACATTTAAGGTCTTAAGGAATGCAGATGCACTTTCAAGATTTATCATCGGGAACTGTCAGCATGAACAGTTTCTTCACTTCTGTGGCAATCTTGCCATTAATGTTCTTGATAAGGAGCTTCCTCTTCAAAATATTAAGTATAAAAAGATTACGATCTACAATACAGAGGAAACCAATCCTTTAATTCCTGAAAAATATCATGCCGCAGTATTTTTTAGTCCAAGCGGAGTTCGTAGTTTTGCAAAGCAAAATTCCCTGAAAGATATGAAGCTGTTTTCTATTGGAGAAACTACATCAGGAGAATTAAGAAATTATACTCACGAAAACATTTTCACGTCCGAAGAGAACACCTTGAGCTCTATTTTTGAGCTGATAAGACTGGAAATTGTGAACAAACTTTAG